The following coding sequences are from one uncultured Desulfobacter sp. window:
- a CDS encoding MFS transporter — MATRSRGFTAFICIATFSKLMLNTARRMVYPFAPELARGLGVPLTAVTSLIAVNQATAVLGPLGALFADRFGNKTVLLLAVALCFIGCLGIALFPSYGVVLAGLFLAGLAKSLFDPSLQAQIASQVPYARRGKFIGITETSWAGATLLTIPAAGFIISHFSWQTPFKLVAILTFVCFFLLLKLAPDRHRFHGSLPNEAKKTKRVQVNWKTLLKNKKVTGLLIFVFFMSLANDNLFVIYGVWLESACGMSLAEIGMSTVLIGMAEFLAEGGSALFSDRIGLKKSVLLGTAATAFTYMVLPFTASGIPLILSGLGALFLFFEFTIVSSMSLGTELVPEFRAATMAAYYAMAGFGRIIGAFSGGLIWSAYGIRGICLVSGSCSVLALAALWVGTRKVQKSH; from the coding sequence ATGGCAACCCGATCGCGTGGGTTTACCGCATTTATTTGCATAGCCACGTTCAGCAAACTGATGTTGAATACCGCCAGGCGCATGGTCTATCCCTTTGCCCCGGAACTTGCCCGGGGGCTTGGAGTCCCCCTAACGGCCGTCACTTCATTAATAGCCGTCAACCAGGCCACGGCGGTGCTTGGGCCCTTGGGGGCACTGTTTGCCGATCGTTTTGGCAACAAAACCGTCTTGCTGCTGGCCGTAGCCTTGTGTTTTATCGGATGTTTGGGTATCGCCCTGTTTCCTTCCTATGGTGTGGTCCTGGCGGGGTTGTTTCTCGCCGGACTTGCCAAAAGCCTGTTTGATCCGAGCCTGCAGGCCCAAATCGCCTCCCAGGTTCCCTACGCCCGGCGGGGCAAATTCATCGGGATCACGGAAACGTCCTGGGCCGGAGCAACCTTGCTGACCATTCCTGCCGCCGGCTTTATCATATCCCACTTCTCCTGGCAGACGCCCTTTAAACTTGTGGCCATTCTCACTTTTGTCTGTTTTTTTTTGCTTCTCAAACTTGCCCCGGATCGGCACCGATTCCACGGCAGCCTGCCCAATGAAGCAAAAAAGACGAAACGAGTACAGGTCAACTGGAAAACGCTTTTAAAAAACAAAAAGGTAACAGGGTTACTGATCTTTGTTTTTTTTATGTCCCTGGCCAATGACAATCTATTTGTCATCTACGGGGTCTGGCTGGAAAGCGCCTGCGGGATGTCTCTTGCCGAAATCGGCATGAGCACTGTCCTTATCGGCATGGCTGAATTTTTAGCCGAAGGGGGCAGTGCCCTTTTTTCCGACAGGATCGGTCTTAAAAAATCGGTCCTTCTGGGCACAGCGGCCACCGCGTTTACATATATGGTGCTTCCTTTCACCGCATCAGGCATCCCCCTTATTCTGTCAGGCCTCGGCGCTTTGTTCCTGTTTTTTGAATTTACGATTGTCTCTTCCATGAGCCTTGGGACTGAGCTTGTGCCCGAATTCAGGGCCGCCACCATGGCTGCATATTATGCCATGGCCGGATTCGGCAGGATCATCGGGGCGTTTTCAGGAGGGCTTATCTGGTCTGCATACGGCATCCGGGGCATCTGCCTGGTATCGGGCTCTTGCTCTGTCCTGGCCCTGGCAGCGCTGTGGGTTGGCACCCGAAAGGTGCAGAAAAGCCATTAG
- a CDS encoding NADH-dependent flavin oxidoreductase: MNDTLFSPLTIKNITIKNRIGVAPMTRMSAGSDGIPRQDVLDFLVTRARNGAGVVYTEAIVTDYESAQGYPGQSRILNQPQVDAWKKVTDEIRSHGAVSILQAFHCGRMAYEGINPANRVIAPSPIAPAQENPMTGNPYPVPEAMSRWDMDHVINGFVETAKGAMTAGFDGFELHCAHGYLLSQYLSAYSNRRTDEYGGSMENRFRFIREVIDAVRPVIPDDRLLVVRVSDWGIADMDVSLFETAEQWQEMIWLLSDTPIDAVSVSTYDFSQKAFGGQKTMAALTREITNLPLMICGRIHDPMCQDSCRVERKANKTI, from the coding sequence ATGAATGACACATTATTTTCCCCGCTGACCATAAAAAACATAACCATTAAAAACCGTATCGGTGTGGCGCCCATGACCCGTATGTCCGCCGGAAGCGACGGTATTCCCAGGCAGGATGTCCTGGATTTTCTGGTGACCCGCGCCCGTAACGGGGCCGGCGTGGTTTACACGGAAGCGATAGTCACTGACTATGAAAGCGCCCAAGGGTATCCGGGCCAGTCCCGGATTTTAAACCAGCCCCAGGTGGATGCATGGAAAAAGGTGACCGATGAGATCCGCTCCCATGGCGCAGTCTCAATCCTCCAGGCCTTTCACTGCGGCCGCATGGCTTATGAGGGGATCAATCCGGCCAACCGGGTGATTGCCCCAAGCCCCATAGCTCCGGCCCAGGAGAATCCCATGACGGGCAATCCGTATCCTGTTCCCGAAGCAATGAGCCGGTGGGACATGGATCATGTAATCAACGGCTTTGTGGAAACGGCCAAAGGAGCCATGACAGCAGGATTTGACGGTTTTGAACTGCATTGCGCCCACGGGTATCTGCTCAGCCAGTACCTCTCTGCTTACAGCAACCGGAGAACCGATGAATACGGCGGCTCCATGGAAAACAGATTCCGGTTTATCCGGGAGGTAATCGATGCGGTCAGGCCGGTGATTCCCGATGACCGCCTGCTGGTTGTCCGGGTTTCTGACTGGGGAATTGCGGACATGGACGTTTCATTGTTTGAAACAGCCGAACAGTGGCAGGAAATGATCTGGCTTCTTTCCGACACCCCCATTGATGCCGTTTCGGTGTCCACTTATGACTTCAGCCAAAAGGCTTTTGGCGGTCAAAAAACAATGGCCGCGTTGACAAGAGAGATCACAAATCTGCCGCTGATGATCTGCGGCAGGATTCATGACCCGATGTGTCAGGATAGTTGTCGTGTCGAACGAAAAGCCAATAAGACAATTTGA
- a CDS encoding transposase encodes MNTGKQLKFSNLRKTVSKRADEIVDKRQDGKTKHSMHDSCLSALAMMFFQDPSMLEFQKRLEEASQLNNLRTMFKVTTIPKDNQMRAILDDVPSEQLFPVFSDFFGLLQRGNHLNDYRFLEDGYIIPIDGTQYFRSESVNCPSCLVKKHRNGTVSYSHQSLCAAVVHPDKRQVFPLAPEPIKNTDGTKKQDCEINAGKRILQRIRTDHPKLKIVITADDLYSKKPFVDLLQKLKMSFILVAKPTDHTILFEQVLQKEEQDDVNQIEWKDKKGLIHKYEWINGLRLNGDTSAPVINFLEYSILKDQDKIIYTNSWVTDIEVNAGNVKKLVKAGRAKWKIENENFNTLKNQGYHAEHNFGHGENNLSFNFFLIILMAFSMHQIIELMDPLFKKARAKFSARKEFWNQLRCTIRIIIFRNWESLLQFIISPSTEIRAP; translated from the coding sequence TTGAACACTGGGAAACAACTCAAATTTTCAAACCTTAGAAAAACGGTTTCTAAACGGGCCGATGAGATTGTTGACAAACGCCAAGATGGGAAAACCAAACACTCCATGCATGATTCATGTCTGAGTGCCCTTGCTATGATGTTTTTTCAAGATCCTTCAATGCTTGAATTTCAAAAGCGCCTTGAAGAGGCATCACAATTGAACAATTTGCGGACAATGTTCAAGGTTACTACCATCCCAAAAGATAATCAAATGAGGGCTATCCTCGACGATGTACCTTCGGAGCAACTGTTTCCGGTTTTCTCAGACTTTTTCGGCTTGCTTCAACGAGGCAATCATTTAAACGATTATCGTTTTTTGGAAGATGGCTATATTATTCCGATTGACGGCACACAATATTTTCGATCCGAGAGCGTTAATTGCCCTTCATGCTTGGTGAAAAAACACCGCAATGGAACCGTCAGTTACTCACATCAATCTCTCTGTGCTGCTGTGGTTCATCCAGACAAGCGCCAGGTATTTCCATTAGCACCGGAACCCATAAAGAATACCGATGGCACCAAAAAGCAGGATTGTGAGATTAACGCCGGAAAACGGATACTGCAGCGCATTCGAACGGACCACCCAAAGCTGAAAATAGTCATCACCGCTGATGATCTATATTCCAAAAAACCATTCGTTGACCTTCTTCAAAAATTAAAAATGTCTTTTATTCTGGTGGCAAAGCCCACAGATCATACAATTTTATTCGAGCAGGTCCTGCAGAAAGAAGAACAGGATGACGTCAACCAGATCGAATGGAAAGACAAAAAAGGGCTGATCCATAAATACGAGTGGATCAATGGGCTTCGTTTAAATGGGGACACATCGGCACCGGTAATAAATTTCCTCGAGTACAGTATTCTCAAAGATCAGGATAAAATCATCTATACCAATAGCTGGGTGACGGATATTGAGGTGAACGCCGGCAATGTCAAAAAGCTTGTCAAGGCAGGCAGGGCCAAATGGAAAATTGAAAATGAAAATTTCAACACCTTGAAAAACCAAGGATATCATGCTGAGCACAATTTTGGGCATGGCGAAAATAATCTTTCATTTAATTTTTTCCTGATTATTCTAATGGCATTCTCCATGCATCAGATCATCGAATTAATGGACCCGCTTTTTAAGAAAGCAAGGGCCAAATTCAGTGCCCGAAAAGAATTCTGGAATCAACTACGCTGTACCATTCGGATTATCATTTTTAGAAACTGGGAATCATTGCTACAATTTATAATATCACCATCAACTGAAATTCGAGCACCCTGA
- a CDS encoding M14 family metallopeptidase: MADTLTVGNLTAECGTKTQGYLDAVNCEVKMPVTLINGANPGKTVLITGGMHGGEYPGIEACIRLSSMLNPQDISGRLIIVHAVNTPAFFAKLQYVGPYDGKNLNREYPGLATGTISQKLAYTVSSQMFSQADFYLDLHSGDIHEKLTPFVFYSLLSTPENMELSKQAASLAGFPYAVGSLNAVGALGGATKMGIPGLLIENGNGGLWSEENVERFLGGIQNILKFLEVLPGTPETLCKVEFFEKAVYEDAKDTGCWYPYVTLGDMVKKDQKLGEIKDLFGKTLSEYFAVRDGKVLYHTSSLAINAGDPVIAYA, translated from the coding sequence ATGGCTGATACGCTGACGGTGGGCAACCTAACTGCTGAATGCGGTACCAAAACCCAGGGGTATCTTGACGCGGTAAACTGTGAAGTCAAAATGCCGGTTACATTGATAAACGGTGCAAACCCGGGAAAGACAGTGCTGATCACCGGGGGGATGCACGGCGGTGAATATCCCGGTATCGAGGCCTGTATTCGTTTATCCTCCATGCTTAACCCCCAGGATATCAGCGGCAGGCTCATTATTGTCCATGCGGTCAATACGCCTGCATTCTTTGCAAAGCTTCAATATGTCGGACCCTACGACGGAAAGAACCTGAACCGTGAATATCCGGGGCTTGCAACAGGTACCATTTCCCAGAAACTTGCCTATACCGTATCCTCCCAGATGTTCTCCCAGGCTGATTTTTACCTTGATCTGCATAGCGGTGATATCCATGAAAAATTGACCCCCTTTGTTTTTTATTCACTGCTTTCCACGCCTGAAAATATGGAATTGTCAAAACAAGCCGCGTCCCTGGCAGGATTTCCCTATGCGGTCGGATCGCTTAACGCTGTCGGGGCCCTTGGCGGGGCAACGAAAATGGGTATCCCGGGCCTGTTGATAGAAAACGGAAACGGCGGGCTATGGAGCGAAGAGAATGTTGAACGCTTTCTTGGCGGCATACAAAACATATTAAAATTTTTAGAAGTTTTGCCGGGCACCCCAGAAACGCTGTGCAAGGTTGAATTTTTTGAAAAAGCGGTTTACGAAGATGCTAAAGATACCGGCTGCTGGTATCCTTATGTAACCCTGGGAGATATGGTAAAAAAAGATCAGAAACTGGGTGAAATTAAAGATTTATTTGGAAAAACACTGAGCGAATATTTCGCTGTCCGGGATGGGAAAGTTCTCTATCATACATCCTCCTTGGCGATTAATGCCGGTGATCCTGTCATTGCTTATGCTTGA
- a CDS encoding cytochrome c biogenesis protein CcdA, translated as MLTQTITFPAAFAAGLLSFLSPCVLPLIPAYFSFITGLSLDELTADDKAVRKKVILSTLAYVAGFSFIFILFGASASFLGGLASQYSWVFRYVGGGIILIFGLHLLGIINIKSFQFERKFHFKETPFHLFGTFLIGMAFGAGWSPCIGPMLGSILIVAGSQDTILKGVLLLATYSAGMALPFIVISIFIDSMLSFMKKATRAMGIINKFAGGLLIVIGLLLIFDKFRLLAAF; from the coding sequence ATGCTGACCCAGACTATTACATTTCCTGCCGCTTTTGCCGCAGGCCTTTTGTCCTTTCTTTCTCCTTGTGTGCTGCCGCTGATCCCGGCCTATTTCAGTTTTATCACGGGCCTTTCTCTGGATGAACTGACCGCCGACGACAAAGCAGTGCGCAAAAAGGTGATCCTGTCCACCCTGGCCTATGTGGCCGGTTTCTCCTTTATCTTTATTCTGTTCGGGGCATCCGCATCTTTTCTTGGCGGGCTGGCCTCCCAATACTCCTGGGTGTTTCGCTATGTGGGCGGCGGCATCATCCTGATTTTCGGACTGCATCTGCTGGGGATTATCAATATTAAAAGTTTTCAGTTTGAACGCAAATTTCATTTCAAGGAAACCCCCTTTCACCTGTTCGGCACTTTCTTGATCGGCATGGCCTTTGGTGCGGGATGGAGCCCGTGCATCGGACCGATGCTGGGCAGCATTCTCATCGTGGCGGGCAGCCAGGACACCATTCTTAAAGGCGTGCTGCTTTTGGCCACATATTCTGCGGGAATGGCCCTGCCTTTTATTGTGATATCCATTTTCATCGACTCCATGCTCAGTTTCATGAAAAAGGCCACCCGGGCCATGGGCATCATCAATAAGTTCGCAGGCGGGTTGCTCATTGTCATTGGTCTGCTTTTAATTTTTGACAAATTCCGGCTTCTGGCGGCCTTTTAA
- a CDS encoding transposase gives MIQKILLNPGTPMVNFSKEANVPNSTVATWLRNYKKRNGSTVGSKKKTWSAERKFQAVLETASLSEAEKNEYCRKHGIYPEQLEEWKKDCISAAVLSEGDYH, from the coding sequence ATGATTCAGAAAATTCTTTTAAACCCAGGCACGCCGATGGTAAACTTTTCAAAAGAGGCTAACGTTCCAAATTCAACGGTAGCAACCTGGCTAAGAAATTACAAAAAAAGGAATGGGAGTACAGTGGGCTCGAAGAAGAAAACCTGGTCAGCCGAGAGGAAATTTCAGGCAGTATTGGAAACTGCGTCGTTAAGTGAAGCAGAAAAAAATGAATATTGCCGGAAACATGGAATATACCCGGAACAGTTAGAAGAGTGGAAGAAAGACTGTATATCCGCAGCAGTTCTCAGTGAAGGGGACTATCATTAA
- a CDS encoding IS3 family transposase: MIPTEDKMQILSLVEEACKSGARQCKACEIIGISERTLQRWQKKTTAEIEDKRPHAERNPANKLSEEEKHMIIDICNSQEYGSLPPSQIVPMLCDQGIYVASEASFYRTLRENGLQNHRGKTRYKTNKKPTGFTATGPNQVWTWDITYLPAALKGSFYYLYMITDIYSRKIVAWEVHDRQSDELASELVKRGYLSEGVNGNEIVLHSDNGSPMKGATMLCTLQQLGVVPSFSRPSVSNDNPYSEALFKTLKYAPSYPSGPFESLEACREWVLNFVRWYNNVHRHSGIKFVTPNERHTGADRTILEARQKVYLEAKAKKPERWSRGIRDWTVVTEVSLNPEKNDNRPAA, encoded by the coding sequence ATGATTCCTACTGAAGACAAAATGCAGATATTGTCTTTGGTGGAAGAAGCTTGTAAATCCGGTGCTCGCCAATGTAAGGCTTGTGAAATAATAGGAATTTCAGAAAGGACCTTACAGCGGTGGCAGAAAAAAACGACTGCTGAAATAGAAGATAAGCGCCCCCATGCAGAAAGAAATCCTGCAAACAAATTGTCTGAAGAAGAAAAACATATGATTATAGATATTTGTAATAGTCAGGAGTATGGAAGCTTACCGCCAAGCCAGATTGTTCCCATGCTTTGTGATCAGGGGATCTATGTCGCATCCGAAGCAAGCTTCTATAGGACACTGAGAGAGAACGGTCTTCAGAACCATAGAGGTAAAACCCGGTATAAAACAAATAAAAAACCGACGGGTTTTACAGCAACAGGGCCTAATCAGGTCTGGACATGGGATATAACCTACCTTCCAGCGGCGCTAAAGGGTTCGTTTTATTACCTTTATATGATAACGGATATTTACAGTCGTAAGATAGTAGCTTGGGAAGTCCATGACAGGCAAAGTGATGAGCTGGCCTCCGAGCTTGTAAAAAGGGGGTATCTGTCAGAGGGTGTAAATGGCAATGAAATAGTGCTTCATTCAGATAATGGCTCCCCGATGAAAGGTGCGACCATGCTGTGCACTCTTCAGCAACTTGGAGTTGTCCCCTCATTCAGTCGGCCGTCGGTAAGTAACGATAATCCTTATTCAGAAGCATTGTTCAAAACCCTGAAATATGCCCCTTCATACCCTTCCGGCCCTTTTGAGAGCTTGGAGGCCTGTAGAGAATGGGTACTGAATTTTGTTCGCTGGTACAATAATGTCCACCGTCACAGTGGTATAAAATTTGTTACCCCAAATGAAAGGCATACAGGGGCAGATAGGACGATTTTAGAGGCCCGTCAAAAGGTATATCTGGAAGCAAAGGCAAAAAAACCAGAACGTTGGAGCCGTGGAATCAGAGATTGGACTGTGGTAACAGAAGTCTCTCTTAATCCTGAAAAAAACGATAACCGTCCAGCAGCTTAA
- a CDS encoding heavy-metal-associated domain-containing protein: MEKHLSVEGMSCKHCVNRVKKYLETVGTDVWVDLEEKKAKFNAGGDVNMETVIKEISDFGFTAKEI, from the coding sequence ATGGAAAAACATTTGAGCGTAGAAGGAATGTCCTGCAAGCATTGCGTGAACAGAGTTAAAAAATATCTGGAAACCGTCGGTACTGATGTTTGGGTGGATCTTGAAGAAAAAAAGGCTAAGTTCAATGCCGGTGGAGATGTGAACATGGAGACCGTTATCAAAGAGATCTCTGACTTTGGTTTTACGGCTAAAGAGATCTGA
- a CDS encoding heavy metal translocating P-type ATPase produces the protein MITTHEINVYGMMCMHCENAVKKALEKFDGVSDVSASFEQEKVTLALEEGTANLEELKAAITEEGYALTPQATAEDAEEPTGPIDAKAQSPDDAPALCNISFSIQGMHCANCALAIEKAFAKTKGISDTAINLPLEKGFVTYDPDLMDDQKVLDVVKNAGYTASLETGREQAGGGREKFRFLFALGVTIPMMVIMHVMPFGPVATNIILCIMATAVMAVSGRTFFEGAYYSLKNRLANMDVLITLGVSAAYFYSLFSLIFLDASQMLFFDSSAMLITFIMIGKMLEARAKGKTGQALKTLLALNADTARVVKDGREKIVDVSMVVPGDTVRVLAGEKIPVDGEILNGDTAVDESMLTGESFPVQKSTGDAVTGATINLSAPITMTTTRTGNDTVLSGIIKMVEDAQADKAPIQRVADTASNIFVPVVTAVSLITFAIWYATAPGVIPTGSTPFLFAFERMIAVLVIACPCALGLATPTAVMVGSGIGLNRGILFKKGSALENISRLDMVLFDKTGTLTTGTPSVTGVFPANGIAQEQLLSWAASVETNSNHPLAPAVTGFAREKGVAPETTSDPREISGKGIECRLDGQRLKAGNLALVADDNIPDDIRTRGRELSERGKSLVFISLDHQVKGVIALEDKIKPEAKDAVKQLHAAGIRTALVSGDNTAAARWAAHQAGIDEVAAEVMPEDKINQVKKWQNKGLKVAMVGDGINDAPALAQADIGIAIGSGTDVAKETCEVVLVKNDLKDVNRAVRLGKKTLSTIKRNFFWAFFYNVMMIPVAAGILYPSFRISLTPEAAAVAMWLSSLSVVGNSLLLNRFGRQLDG, from the coding sequence ATGATCACTACCCATGAAATAAACGTATACGGCATGATGTGCATGCACTGTGAAAATGCCGTAAAAAAAGCCCTGGAAAAATTTGACGGGGTCAGCGACGTATCTGCTTCATTTGAACAGGAAAAAGTCACCCTGGCGTTGGAAGAAGGCACTGCAAACCTGGAAGAGCTCAAGGCCGCCATTACAGAAGAGGGCTACGCTCTGACACCACAAGCCACTGCCGAAGATGCTGAAGAACCAACAGGGCCGATCGACGCAAAAGCCCAAAGCCCGGATGACGCCCCTGCCCTTTGCAACATCAGCTTTTCCATCCAGGGTATGCATTGTGCCAACTGCGCCCTGGCCATAGAAAAGGCGTTTGCAAAGACGAAAGGCATCTCAGACACCGCCATCAACCTGCCCCTTGAAAAAGGATTTGTTACATATGATCCGGATCTGATGGATGACCAAAAGGTCCTGGATGTGGTCAAAAATGCCGGTTACACCGCATCACTTGAAACCGGCCGGGAACAGGCCGGCGGCGGGCGGGAAAAATTCAGATTTTTGTTTGCATTGGGTGTCACCATCCCCATGATGGTCATTATGCATGTGATGCCGTTTGGGCCTGTGGCCACCAATATCATCCTTTGCATCATGGCCACAGCAGTCATGGCCGTATCCGGCCGGACTTTTTTTGAAGGGGCCTATTATTCGCTGAAAAACCGATTGGCCAATATGGATGTACTGATCACCTTGGGGGTCAGTGCCGCTTATTTTTACAGCCTTTTTTCCCTGATCTTTTTAGATGCGTCCCAGATGCTGTTTTTTGACAGTTCCGCCATGCTCATCACCTTTATCATGATCGGCAAAATGCTTGAGGCCCGGGCAAAGGGCAAAACCGGCCAGGCACTTAAAACCCTGCTGGCCTTGAATGCAGATACGGCCAGGGTGGTCAAGGACGGCCGGGAAAAGATTGTGGATGTTTCCATGGTTGTCCCTGGGGATACGGTACGGGTATTGGCCGGAGAAAAAATTCCCGTGGACGGAGAAATCCTCAATGGAGACACTGCGGTGGATGAATCCATGCTCACCGGGGAGTCCTTCCCGGTTCAAAAATCCACGGGGGATGCCGTCACAGGCGCCACCATCAACTTGTCTGCGCCCATCACAATGACCACCACCAGAACCGGCAACGACACGGTGTTGTCCGGCATTATTAAAATGGTGGAGGATGCCCAGGCAGACAAGGCCCCGATCCAGCGGGTGGCAGACACGGCGTCCAACATATTCGTACCCGTAGTGACGGCCGTGTCATTAATTACCTTCGCCATCTGGTATGCTACGGCTCCGGGGGTTATCCCAACCGGTTCCACCCCGTTTTTATTTGCCTTTGAACGTATGATCGCCGTTCTTGTCATTGCCTGCCCCTGCGCCCTGGGACTTGCTACGCCCACAGCCGTCATGGTGGGGTCCGGCATAGGCCTTAACCGGGGGATCCTGTTTAAAAAAGGATCTGCCCTGGAGAACATTTCCCGTCTGGATATGGTTTTATTTGATAAAACCGGCACCCTGACCACGGGAACGCCTTCGGTGACAGGTGTCTTCCCGGCCAATGGCATTGCGCAGGAACAATTGCTCTCCTGGGCCGCCAGTGTTGAAACCAACTCCAACCACCCACTTGCACCGGCGGTGACCGGCTTTGCACGGGAAAAGGGTGTTGCCCCTGAAACCACCTCGGACCCAAGAGAGATCTCCGGCAAGGGTATTGAATGCCGTCTTGACGGTCAACGGCTCAAGGCCGGTAACCTGGCACTGGTGGCCGACGACAACATCCCAGATGATATCCGGACCCGGGGCCGGGAATTATCAGAGCGGGGAAAGAGTCTTGTGTTCATCAGTCTGGACCACCAGGTAAAAGGGGTGATCGCCCTGGAGGACAAAATCAAACCCGAAGCCAAGGATGCCGTAAAACAACTGCATGCCGCAGGGATTCGCACCGCTCTCGTGTCCGGGGACAATACGGCGGCAGCCCGTTGGGCTGCCCACCAGGCCGGTATTGATGAAGTGGCGGCCGAGGTCATGCCCGAAGATAAAATCAACCAGGTAAAAAAATGGCAGAATAAAGGCTTAAAGGTAGCCATGGTGGGTGACGGTATCAATGATGCCCCTGCCCTGGCCCAGGCGGACATCGGTATTGCCATTGGTTCAGGCACTGATGTGGCCAAAGAGACCTGTGAGGTGGTGCTGGTAAAAAACGACCTGAAAGATGTAAACCGGGCAGTCCGATTAGGTAAAAAAACCCTCTCCACCATAAAGCGCAATTTTTTCTGGGCCTTTTTTTACAACGTAATGATGATTCCCGTGGCCGCAGGCATCCTGTACCCTTCATTCAGGATATCATTAACCCCGGAAGCCGCTGCCGTCGCCATGTGGTTATCCTCCCTGTCCGTTGTGGGCAACTCATTGTTGCTTAACCGGTTTGGAAGGCAACTGGACGGGTAG
- the tnpA gene encoding IS200/IS605 family transposase, translating to MNNDSSLSHSRWECKYHVVWIPKYRRKTLYGELRKYLGQVFKDLARSRECEIIEGHMMSDHVHMLISIPPKYSVAQVVGFIKGKSAIHIARNYLGHRRNFTGQQFWARGYHVSTVGRDEATIREYIRSQEKEDQRLEQLSLFK from the coding sequence ATGAATAACGATTCAAGCTTATCCCATAGCCGTTGGGAATGCAAATACCACGTTGTGTGGATTCCCAAATACCGTAGAAAGACTTTGTATGGAGAACTAAGGAAATATCTTGGACAAGTCTTTAAAGATTTGGCGCGTAGCAGGGAGTGTGAAATCATAGAAGGCCATATGATGTCAGATCATGTGCATATGTTGATCTCGATTCCTCCGAAATATTCGGTCGCGCAAGTCGTTGGGTTTATCAAGGGTAAAAGTGCGATCCATATAGCACGGAATTACCTGGGACATCGAAGAAATTTTACCGGGCAGCAATTTTGGGCCAGAGGTTATCATGTTTCAACCGTTGGTCGTGATGAGGCGACTATCCGGGAATATATCCGTTCTCAGGAGAAAGAGGATCAACGTTTAGAGCAACTGAGTTTGTTCAAATAG